Within the Candidatus Binatia bacterium genome, the region GATGTCAAGGACGAACCTCCGGCGTGTCGTAGGTCAGTGATTCTGTCCGCTCTAACGCGTCAGTGATTCTGTCCTCCCCCTCTGGGGTGGCGTTGGTGGGGATCTTAGGCGGGGAATGGCAGGCGTTCTGTTGCCCATCCGCACGATCTCCTCGAACGCAGCACCGATCGAGATGGCGAGTTGGTCAGGCGTCCGCAGAGTTGGCGGGATCTCGCCCGCGCTGATGAGCCGTATCCTGATTCTCATTGGCTACGGGTACGAGATCCGTTCAGTACGAGATCCGTTCATTGACAGGCGTCGGCCCTTCCAAGTAACTGATGCTGCACTGCGCCTCGCGCTATCGCGGCAAGGGGTCGTGCGACGGTGGCTTGGGGGGATGATGTCTGGCAATCACTCCGACGTTGAGAAGCGGCTCTGGGATGCGGCCGATGAGCTGCGGGCGAACTCGAAGCTGAAGTCGTCGGAGTATTCGGTCCCGGTGCTCGGGCTGATCTTCCTGCGCTACGCCGACCAGAAGTTCTCCGAGATGGAGAAGACGCTGGCCGCGGCCAGTACGGGGCGGCGCAAGATCGGCAAGACCGACTACCAGGCCAAGGGCGTCCTCTACCTGCCGGAGCCGGCGCGGTTCTCGACGCTGCTCAGGCTCACCGAGGGCGACAACATCGGCAAGGCGATCAACGACGCCATGAAGGCGATCGAGGAGGAAAACGAGGACCTCAAGGGCGTCCTGCCGCGGACCTACACCTCCCTGGAGAACGCCACCCTGGTCGAGCTGTTGAAGCTGCTGGCGTCGATCCCGATGGACATCGAGGGCGACGCCTTCGGGAGGATCTACGAGTACTTCCTCGGCAAGTTCGCCATGTCCGAGGGGCAGAAGGGCGGCGAGTTCTTCACCCCGACCGCCATCGTCAAACTCATCGTCGAGGTGATCGAGCCGTTCCACGGGCGCATCTACGATCCGGCCTGCGGCTCGGGCGGCATGTTCGTCCAGTCCGCCCGCTTCGTGGAGAACCACAAGAAGAACCCGAGCGCCGAGATCATGGTCTACGGCCAGGAGAAGACCGCCGAGACGGTCCGGCTGTGCAAGATGAACCTAGCGGTGCACGGCCTGTCGGGCGACATCCGCGAGGCCAACTCCTACTACGAGGACCTGCACCATGCACCCGGCCGCTTCGACTTCCTGATGGCCAATCCGCCCTTCAACGTCGATCGGGTCAACAAGGAGCGCATCAAGGACGACAAGGACCGCTTCCCGTTCGGGATGCCGAGCGTCGACAACGGCAACTACCTCTGGATTCAGCTCTTCTATTCGTCGTTGAACGACACGGGGCGCGCGGGCTTCGTGATGGCGAACTCCGCCGCCGACGCGCGCGGCTCCGAGTTGGGGATCCGCAAGCAACTAATCCAGTCGCACGCCGGGGACGTGATCATCGCCATCGGCTCGAACTTCTTCTACACGGTGACGCTGCCTTGCACGCTGTGGTTCCTCGACAAGGGCAAGCAGGCTCCGCCTCCCTCTCTCTCTGGGAGAGGGTCAGGGGTGAGGGCTCCCGACACGGTGCTCTTCCTCGACGCCCGCCACATCTACCGCCAGATCGACCGTGCACACCGCGACTTCACGCCCGAGCAAATCGAGTTCCTCGCCAACATCGTGCGCCTGTACCGCGGCGAGAAGCCCGAAATTACGAACGGCAGCAATGCCCTGGTCGCCGAGAAGTTTCCAGAGCTGCGCTACGCCGACGTCGCGGGCCTGTGCAAGGTGGCCACACTCAAGGACATCGAGAATCAGGGCTGGAGCCTCAATCCAGGCCGCTACGTCGGAGTTGCCCCCGGCGATGCCGTCAGCGACGAGGACTTCAAGGAGCGGCTCGAGGTCCTCAACGAGGAACTCGAGTCGCTCAACGACCAAGCCCGCGGCCTCGAAGAAGCAATTGCCCACAACGTTGCGGAGATCTTGAACGCATGAGCAGGGGGTGGAGCAGAGCCAAACTTGGCGACGTGTGCCGCGTTGTCCCTGGCTTCGCGTTCAAGAGTAGTGACTGGACCGATCACGGCATCCCGGTTGTCAAGATCAAGAACATTAGAGGCGACAGCTCGGTTGACCTCACGGAGGTCGATTGCGTACCCGAGTCGTTGCTTACACCGAAGCTTCAGAAGTTCGTGCTCAAGGATGGTGACATTCTCGTCGCGATGACCGGTGCGACCGCTGGTAAGGTAGGCAAGCTCCGTGCTCAGCGTCCCGTTCTGTTGAACCAGCGTGTCGCCAAGATCGAGCCGGTAGGCGCACACCCTGAGTTTGTCTGGGCAATTGTCAGCACCGAGGAGTGCCAGAGAACATTCTTCCATCTCGCCGATGGCGCGGCGCAACCGAACATGAGCGGTAGCCAAATCGAGGGCGTCGAGGTTCCGCTCCCCCCGCTCCCCATCCAACGCCGCATCGGCTCGATCCTCTCCGCTTACGACGACCTGATCGACAACAACACGCGGCGGATTACGATTCTGGAGGAGATGGCGCGGGCGCTGTACCGGGAGTGGTTCGTCCACTTCCGTTTCCCCGCCTCCGCTCAGGCTACGGCGGGCAGGCCCGGCCATGAGCAGGTCAAGCTGGTCGACTCGCCCCTCGGGAAGATCCCGGAGGGGTGGGAGGT harbors:
- a CDS encoding restriction endonuclease subunit S yields the protein MSRGWSRAKLGDVCRVVPGFAFKSSDWTDHGIPVVKIKNIRGDSSVDLTEVDCVPESLLTPKLQKFVLKDGDILVAMTGATAGKVGKLRAQRPVLLNQRVAKIEPVGAHPEFVWAIVSTEECQRTFFHLADGAAQPNMSGSQIEGVEVPLPPLPIQRRIGSILSAYDDLIDNNTRRITILEEMARALYREWFVHFRFPASAQATAGRPGHEQVKLVDSPLGKIPEGWEVVSFVEVADVLSGGTPSTKVSEYWDGSIPFFTPRDATYLFYVGETEKSITELGLENCSSQLYSKDTVFITARGTVGKVVMPPVAMAMNQSCYALRGNAGIDQLYVFLLTLDQVDYLKRNTGGATFDTIVVETFRRMRVVRPSIQLISDFAALVRPAFEFTQALAAKNTNLRATRDLLLPKLISGEIDVSALDIAAQEATA
- a CDS encoding class I SAM-dependent DNA methyltransferase, coding for MSGNHSDVEKRLWDAADELRANSKLKSSEYSVPVLGLIFLRYADQKFSEMEKTLAAASTGRRKIGKTDYQAKGVLYLPEPARFSTLLRLTEGDNIGKAINDAMKAIEEENEDLKGVLPRTYTSLENATLVELLKLLASIPMDIEGDAFGRIYEYFLGKFAMSEGQKGGEFFTPTAIVKLIVEVIEPFHGRIYDPACGSGGMFVQSARFVENHKKNPSAEIMVYGQEKTAETVRLCKMNLAVHGLSGDIREANSYYEDLHHAPGRFDFLMANPPFNVDRVNKERIKDDKDRFPFGMPSVDNGNYLWIQLFYSSLNDTGRAGFVMANSAADARGSELGIRKQLIQSHAGDVIIAIGSNFFYTVTLPCTLWFLDKGKQAPPPSLSGRGSGVRAPDTVLFLDARHIYRQIDRAHRDFTPEQIEFLANIVRLYRGEKPEITNGSNALVAEKFPELRYADVAGLCKVATLKDIENQGWSLNPGRYVGVAPGDAVSDEDFKERLEVLNEELESLNDQARGLEEAIAHNVAEILNA